Proteins from one Ipomoea triloba cultivar NCNSP0323 chromosome 1, ASM357664v1 genomic window:
- the LOC116022723 gene encoding WUSCHEL-related homeobox 4-like, translated as MKVHQFGRSGLMFDHDNNAAPSLSLGCKRLRPLAPKLAADGGAITISPPVFDLKSFIRPESSSPTKLGSPETKKDSPQAAAVETHPGGTRWNPTQEQIGILEMLYRGGMRTPNAQQIEQITAQLGKYGKIEGKNVFYWFQNHKARERQKQKRNSALLAAGLNHSPTTPPPTLPFDPIVVVVGREEESPKKRRCRSWAYEFLEMEEKRSSCCRREEGDRTLELFPLHPELGR; from the exons ATGAAGGTCCATCAGTTTGGACGTAGTGGATTGATGTTTGATCACGATAATAATGCAGCCCCATCGCTCTCCCTTGGCTGCAAGCGTTTGCGCCCACTTGCTCCCAAGCTCGCCGCAGACGGCGGCGCAATCACCATCTCGCCGCCGGTTTTCGATCTCAAGAGCTTCATTAGACCCGAAAGTAGTAGCCCTACGAAGCTGGGATCACCTGAAACTAAGAAAGACTCTCCTCAG GCGGCGGCGGTGGAGACGCATCCCGGCGGAACGAGGTGGAATCCGACGCAGGAACAGATAGGGATTCTGGAAATGCTGTACAGAGGGGGAATGAGAACTCCGAACGCCCAACAAATCGAGCAAATCACGGCGCAGCTTGGCAAGTACGGGAAGATAGAAGGCAAGAACGTGTTCTACTGGTTTCAAAATCACAAAGCGCGCGAGAGGCAGAAGCAGAAAAGGAACAGTGCTCTCCTCGCCGCCGGCCTCAACCACAGCCCCACAACACCGCCTCCCACACTTCCCTTCGACCCCATTGTG GTAGTAGTTGGAAGGGAGGAAGAAAGTCCAAAGAAGAGAAGATGTAGATCATGGGCGTATGAGTTCTTGGAAATGGAGGAGAAGAGATCGTCTTGCTGTCGGAGAGAAGAGGGGGATAGGACCCTAGAACTGTTCCCATTGCACCCAGAGCTAGGGAGATGA
- the LOC116022112 gene encoding polyadenylate-binding protein 2-like: MAQIQVQHQSPVALANGVQAPGAVGLSAPPAAAGAGNQLSTTSLYVGDLDPTVTDSQLYDLFNQVGQVVSVRVCRDISTRRSLGYGYVNYSSPQDAARAMEVLNFTPVNSKSIRIMHSHRDPSLRKSGTANIFIKNLDKSIDNKALHDTFSSFGNILSCKIATDPNGQSKGHGFVQFDNEESAQSAIDKLNGMLINDKQVYVGPFLRKQERDTATNKTKFYNVFVKNISESVTDEDLTKTFGEFGNITSAVVMREDDGKSKCFGFVNFENADDAARAVDALNGKKFDDKEWYVGKAQKKSEREQELKNKFEQTAKEAVDKYQGLNLYVKNLDDSIDDDKLKELFTEFGTITSFKVMRDPSGISRGSGFVAFSTSEEASRALSEMNGKMIVSKPLYVALAQRKEDRRAKLQAQFSEMRPVAMTPSLAPRIPMYPPGAPGMPQQLFYGQGPPAIIPPQAGFGYQQQLVPGMRPGGGHMPNFFVPMVQQGQQAPRPGGRRGAGPVQQTQQPIPMMQQQMLPRGRMYRYPGGRNVSDGPMPGVGGMVSLPYDMGGMLPRDAAPVPITALASALANAPPEQQRTMLGENLYPLVDQLEHEHAAKVTGMLLEMDQTEVLHLLESPEALKAKVAEALEVLRNVQAKSPSDQLASLSLNDNLVA; encoded by the exons ATGGCTCAGATTCAGGTGCAGCATCAGAGTCCGGTGGCGCTAGCAAATGGAGTTCAGGCGCCGGGTGCTGTTGGCCTCTCTGCTCCCCCGGCCGCCGCCGGGGCTGGAAACCAGTTATCGACCACGTCTCTGTACGTTGGGGACCTGGACCCTACCGTCACTGACTCGCAGCTCTACGATCTGTTTAACCAGGTGGGCCAGGTGGTGTCGGTTAGGGTCTGTCGTGACATCAGCACTCGCCGATCTCTTGGCTACGGCTACGTCAACTATAGCAGTCCTCAGGATG CTGCAAGAGCAATGGAAGTACTGAACTTCACTCCTGTCAATAGCAAGTCTATTAGGATAATGCATTCTCACCGTGACCCTAGCCTGCGCAAGAGTGGAActgcaaatatatttattaag AACTTGGACAAGTCAATTGACAACAAGGCCTTACATGACACATTTTCAAGCTTTGGAAACATTCTTTCTTGCAAGATAGCTACTGATCCTAATGGTCAGTCTAAGGGTCACGGTTTTGTACAGTTTGACAATGAAGAATCGGCTCAAAGTGCCATTGATAAGTTAAATGGTATGCTCATTAATGACAAACAAGTGTATGTTGGGCCCTTTCTTCGTAAACAGGAAAGAGATACTGCTACGAATAAAACCAAGTTCTACAATGTTTTTGTGAAGAACATATCAGAATCCGTAACAGATGAGGATCTGACAAAAACCTTTGGTGAATTTGGGAATATTACTAGTGCTGTAGTGATGAGGGAAGATGATGGAAAGTCAAAATGTTTTGGGTTTGTCAATTTTGAGAATGCAGATGATGCTGCCAGAGCTGTCGATGCTTTGAATGGGAAGAAATTTGATGATAAAGAATGGTATGTTGGGAAAGCCCAAAAGAAATCTGAAAGGGAACAAGAActaaaaaataagtttgagCAGACTGCAAAGGAAGCAGTGGATAAATACCAAGGTTTGAATTTGTATGTCAAAAATTTGGATGACAGTATTGATGATGACAAGCTCAAGGAGTTGTTCACTGAGTTTGGTACAATAACATCATTCAAG GTTATGCGGGATCCTAGTGGAATTAGCAGAGGGTCTGGATTTGTTGCCTTCTCAACTTCTGAGGAAGCTTCTAGAGCT CTTTCTGAGATGAATGGGAAAATGATTGTTAGCAAGCCGCTTTATGTTGCACTTGCTCAGCGGAAAGAGGATAGAAGGGCAAAACTGCAG GCTCAGTTCTCAGAGATGAGACCAGTTGCAATGACACCATCACTTGCTCCTCGTATTCCAATGTATCCTCCGGGTGCACCTGGTATGCCACAACAACTCTTTTATGGACAAGGTCCACCTGCTATAATTCCTCCTCAG GCTGGATTTGGGTATCAACAGCAGCTTGTTCCTGGAATGCGACCTGGAGGGGGTCATATGCCAAATTTCTTTGTGCCGATGGTGCAGCAGGGACAGCAGGCACCGCGTCCAGGTGGCAGACGTGGAGCAGGACCTGTACAACAAACTCAACAGCCCATCCCCATGATGCAGCAGCAG ATGCTGCCAAGGGGAAGGATGTATCGCTATCCAGGTGGCCGTAATGTGTCTGATGGGCCTATGCCAGGTGTTGGGGGCATGGTTTCACTTCCATATGATATGGGTGGCATGCTTCCTCGAGATGCTGCGCCTGTTCCAATTACAGCACTTGCAAGTGCCCTTGCAAATGCACCACCTGAACAGCAGCGGACG ATGTTGGGTGAGAATTTGTACCCACTTGTTGATCAGCTAGAGCATGAGCATGCAGCTAAAGTTACAGGCATGCTTCTTGAGATGGACCAGACTGAGGTTTTACATCTGCTTGAGTCACCAGAGGCTTTGAAGGCCAAAGTTGCTGAGGCTCTGGAAGTTCTGAGGAATGTTCAGGCTAAAAGCCCATCTGACCAACTTGCTTCACTTTCCCTTAATGACAACCTTGTTGCTTGA
- the LOC116022068 gene encoding probable E3 ubiquitin-protein ligase RHG1A, which yields MQGQKSAIGSLPETLGFNHGSTSADAGIEPQICWNNLRNSTQNLIPDYMVSSNETASGYIGSASQERQNLNGWSLGESSSSIGQNQVSENDPKPEHHWPSPMSAFPGPPRIPEERRYGPSNILSLNNAEVNINSNHTIGTGLFMQGSSSRTSPHNLNRNSGFEGDDTDDDDDDDCLVMECVTAYKSEVPVNERVPSGSTSLIPFAGPSGTGGYLAPESDGRPGSSLDGRRISCKRKALEGHVGQSSGNGSSSYFHHAESSVWHTVPAQHNVSSSSVMSSPAQNYNGVSLPEPINPRLGLSIGSAAPEGPLGLTSSRNAESSRRNFRVRINTSQQQDSSPQNLFSSNADVVNATISSDRHSSRLLNNNSLNLQPPTVTYNANPQGSVRVPALRPSAQARWNAASSSRSGNPASFPLPGERDFILFDEPSSRGVPRNMSQHPMFTPASEIGNPTQNPPNWGLANGNISIAGNAASTSRGASSSGAPNASPSWAPHRNPPQYPRRLSEFVRRSLLSSVASDSGVTGNNPPPLSGSSATSQEIALSANNGHRPSSSRSAMLLERHLAGSSGGPYSWRGLAAAGEGRSRLVSEIRNVLDLMRRGENLRIEDVMILDQSILFGMADIHDRHRDMRLDVDNMSYEELLALEERIGNVCTGLSEEAITSRLKQHKYVSMKTEESMEREPCCVCQEEYNDGDDLGALDCGHEFHNECIKQWLKHKNLCPICKTTGLAT from the exons ATGCAAGGGCAAAAGAGTGCTATTGGTTCCTTACCTGAAACTTTAGGCTTTAATCATGGGTCTACTTCAGCGGATGCTGGCATAGAACCACAGATATGCTGGAATAATTTGCGAAATTCAACGCAGAACCTGATACCAGATTATATGGTTTCTTCTAATGAAACTGCCTCTGGATATATTGGTTCTGCAAGTCAAGAGAGGCAGAACTTGAATGGCTGGAGTTTAGGAGAAAGCAGCTCGAGTATTGGACAAAATCAGGTTAGTGAAAATGACCCAAAACCAGAACATCACTGGCCATCTCCTATGAGTGCTTTCCCTGGACCACCTCGCATCCCTGAGGAAAGGCGATATGGGCCCTCCAATATTCTTTCACTGAATAATGCTGaagtaaatataaatagcaATCACACCATTGGCACAGGACTATTTATGCAAGGTTCTAGTTCCCGCACTTCACCTCACAATCTCAACAGAAATTCAGGATTTGAGGGGGATGACACTGATGATGACGACGACGATGACTGTCTAGTAATGGAGTGTGTCACTGCTTACAAGTCTGAAGTACCGGTCAATGAGCGAGTGCCATCTGGTAGTACTTCCTTGATCCCTTTTGCAGGCCCTTCTGGAACTGGTGGATATTTGGCTCCGGAAAGTGATGGCAGGCCAGGCAGTTCACTTGATGGTCGACGCATATCGTGTAAAAGGAAAGCACTTGAAGGCCATGTTGGTCAATCTTCTGGAAATGGTAGTTCAAGTTACTTTCATCATGCCGAAAGTAGTGTGTGGCATACTGTGCCTGCTCAACACAATGTAAGTAGCAGTTCTGTCATGTCCTCTCCTGCACAGAACTATAATGGTGTTAGTCTGCCAGAGCCGATAAACCCAAGGCTTGGACTAAGCATTGGAAGTGCTGCTCCTGAAGGTCCTCTTGGTTTAACTTCTTCCAGAAATGCAGAAAGCTCCCGTAGAAATTTCCGAGTGAGGATTAATACCTCACAACAACAAGATTCTAGTCCTCAGAATCTGTTTTCAAGCAACGCTGATGTTGTAAATGCTACCATTTCATCTGATAGGCACTCATCGAGACTCCTTAACAATAATTCGTTGAACTTACAGCCTCCAACAGTAACATACAATGCAAATCCTCAAGGGTCAGTGCGTGTCCCTGCTTTGCGTCCTAGTGCACAGGCTAGGTGGAACGCTGCATCTAGCTCAAGAAGTGGTAATCCAGCTAGTTTTCCTCTTCCCGGGGAGAGAGATTTCATTCTATTTGATGAACCAAGTTCTAGAGGTGTGCCGAGAAATATGTCACAACATCCCATGTTTACTCCTGCTTCTGAGATAGGGAATCCAACCCAAAACCCTCCTAACTGGGGTTTAGCCAATGGAAATATTAGTATTGCTGGAAATGCCGCTTCTACTTCTCGGGGTGCCTCTAGTTCAGGAGCTCCCAATGCTTCTCCTTCTTGGGCACCTCATCGTAATCCTCCACAATATCCTAGGAGGCTATCAGAATTTGTTCGTAGATCCCTGTTGTCTTCAGTTGCTTCTGACTCGGGGGTGACTGGCAATAATCCCCCTCCACTTTCTGGTTCTTCTGCTACCTCACAGGAGATAGCTCTTTCTGCTAATAATGGGCATCGGCCATCTAGTTCAAGGTCAGCTATGTTGTTAGAGAGGCATCTTGCTGGTTCTTCTGGAGGTCCTTATTCCTGGAGGGGTCTGGCTGCTGCTGGGGAGGGAAGAAGCAGGCTAGTCTCTGAG ATACGAAATGTTTTGGATCTTATGCGACGTGGAGAGAACCTGCGGATTGAG GATGTGATGATACTCGATCAGTCAATCCTCTTTGGGATGGCCGATATTCATGATCGGCACAGGGACATGCGTCTTGATGTTGATAACATGTCATATGAG GAGTTACTTGCACTGGAAGAGCGTATTGGAAATGTCTGCACTGGGTTGAGTGAAGAAGCCATTACGTCCCGGTTGAAACAGCACAAGTATGTGTCCATGAAGACCGAAGAATCTATGGAAAGAGAACCATGCTGTGTATGCCAG GAAGAATATAACGATGGGGATGATCTTGGAGCGTTGGATTGTGGGCATGAATTCCATAACGAGTGCATTAAACAATGGCTTAAACACAAGAACCTGTGCCCCATATGTAAAACGACAGGACTGGCTACATGA